In Trichoderma atroviride chromosome 2, complete sequence, one DNA window encodes the following:
- a CDS encoding uncharacterized protein (BUSCO:EOG092D4PJO), protein MSENDANQSPVDRQDPPPNSEHLNIKVTDNNNEVFFKIKRSTKLEKLMTAFCERQGKSLNSVRFLFDGTRVQPTDTPDALEMADGDTLEVHQEQVGGRLLG, encoded by the exons ATGTCTGAAAACGATGCGAACCAGTCCCCCGTCGACCGACAGGACCCTCCTCCCAACAGCGAGCACCTCAACATCAAGGTCAccgacaacaacaacgaggtcttcttcaagatcaagcgcAGCACcaagctcgagaagctcatgaCGGCATTTTGCGAGCGCCAGGGCAAGTCTCTGAATTCAGTGCGGTTCCTGTTTGATGGCACACGAGTCCAGCCAACGGATACCCCGGACGCG CTCGAGATGGCAGACGGTGACACTCTCGAGGTGCACCAAGAACAAGTTGGAGGACGCCTGCTGGGATGA
- a CDS encoding uncharacterized protein (EggNog:ENOG41) produces MPSPKDDVEARPPCHPRACAIQDCLTKNNYNEARCQNAVKALYECCEAFYQRYGDDATSPSCPQPKLLRLKIQQQKEGK; encoded by the exons ATG CCATCTCCCAAAGACGACGTTGAAGCGCGTCCACCGTGTCATCCACGAGCA TGCGCCATCCAGG ATTGCCTTACCAAGAACAATTACAACGAGGCTCGTTGTCAAAATGCCGTCAAGGCGCTGTATGAATGCTGTGAAGCCTTCTACCAGCGGTATGGCGACGACGCAACGTCTCCCAGCTGCCCACAGCCAAAACTGCTGCGTCTGAAAattcagcagcagaaagagggCAAATAA